The DNA region GAGAAAGTCACTGTGCTAGGACTGAATACATGTACCTATCATATTGCACCATGTATGCCGTACCAGTTCGAATGCAGATGTACTTGATTACTAGGAGGTATTTTACTGTAGGGAACGTCACTGTGTCAGGACTGATTACTTGTAACTGCCACTTGAACCATGGCAGTGGGTGTGCCTAGGGTATACTATGaggtatattttttctataatgttGGCATTATTTTTCACACATTACAAATTGTCATGAGTGAACAGATAATCCTGGCGATAggtggaaattattattattatttttttatggagAGGAAGGAAAATGCAttttacgcacacaggtggccagcctgtaatGTGGGACTCTCACTAGGTGGTaaactacccactaaaaacctcctctatacttcaggatcccaacccggaaactgtttgtcacattacttcaggttaggtCTGAATTTTACCTAAGCCCTCAGGGCTCGCGCCTATCCAGCCATCAAAAACTCAAAGGTCCTAAACCACATTTAGGTCTATATCTATCATTTTAGCGCGGAGAATACCCTGGACAAAATTAGACACACAGTTCCAGTTGTCCCGACCCTCCTGCATCACTTGGCAGGCAGagtccaccgaaaaaacaccCAGAGTGCGTGTTGCctcaaggcggggcctttcccaatgtGGAAGAATGTATGCTTCGCATCATTGGGAACACCCGGGCAATAAATGCagtccggtgaaccggtctttcGCATTATGAAAAGGTAAGACTGAAAATATCCATGGCCGGTGAGAAACTGGGGTGAGGTAATAGTTCACCTCACCATGTCGCCGTTTCACCAAAAGCTGGACCATCGGTATCAGCCGTGCTGTGCAATGTCCTCGGGTCTCTTGATCCCACAACTCCTGCCATTGCCGGTAGGTGCGGGTGCGCTCTTTTGATGTGGCACgttccttgccgatctcgccttttcGCTGGTATATTGCTTTCCTCTCCTCAGCCAGAAGTTTGACCGGGATGACTCCAGCaatcaccaggacggcaggctcagaaACTGTACGATATGCTGATGCGACTCTGAGAGCTGCTTGTCGCTGCACCCTAGCAAGTCGTATCCGATACACCTCCTTATTTAATGCATCTGGCCACACCTCAGCTCCGTACAGGAGGACGGACTGGACTGCAGAAATGAGGAGCCGTCTTCGGCTAGACCTGGGACCACCGACGTTGGCCATTAGCCTACTAAGGGATTGCACTCCCTTAGCGGCCTTGTCCGCAGTACGGAAGATTTGGTCTCTCCAGGTcagcttattgtccaccataaccCCAAGGTACTCGTCGGCACGAGTAGATTGGACAGTTACCCCACCCACGCGAAGTGGAACGACAGTGTCCAATCCTCTTCTTAGTCAAGATTATAATCTCTGTCCTTAGCCAAAGCAAGAGATACCCCGTGATCCTCCATCCAGTTGTTCACGACGCGCATGACTTGGTTCAGCTTCAGCTGGGCCAgcctcaacgttgcgtgcggcgagtgacgtcatcggcgtacccaactaaaaaTTGTCTCATCCGGCATCTCGGACCTCAGAAGACTGTCATAGGAGACATTCCAGAGATCCAGACCCAGGATTGAGCCCTGCGTGGCGCCGGAGGTCACATTCATTGTCCGCGTCCCTTCTTTAGTGTCGTATATAAGGAGATAGTCTTCGATGAGCCTGAGCAGGTACGCTGGGTTGCGAAAGGTGTTCCCCAATGCATCTAACATATCAGCCCATCTCGCCGAATTGAaagcattcttgacatcaagcgtaacaagaagcacaacTCGACGAGAGTACCGACTATGACTCTCAGCCATCTGAACTGCTATCCGGACCTCTTCAATTGCGTCAATGGTTGACCGCCCCTTCCTGATGCCGTACTGGTGGGGGCACAATTCCCCGACAGCTTCCATGGTTAATGTCAGTCGGGAGCGGATCAACTTCTCTAAAAGTTTCCCTGCTGTGTCCAACATACACAAAGGCCTGTAGGACGAAGGCAGGTCAGGGTCACCTTTCCCCTTGCTAATTAGTACAAGCCTGGCTCTTTTCCACCGGGACGGGAACACCCCTTCAGAAAGGCAGGCATTATACATATTCAATAGAATCCCAGGGTTGACTTGGAAAACTTGTTTAAGAGCTTCACTCGGAATCCCATCTGGACCCGGAGCCTTGTTGTTCTTTAGGGAGAGGACAGCTGTCTCCAGCTCTTCATTACTGAAAAGCGGGATGTCCCCCACCCTTTCGAATATGACTTCTTGCCTCGGCGGATGGGTTAGAAACAGGGACTTGACGACCTTCTCCGTGGTGGCGCCGTCCATGACGAATGGAGGTGATCGTGCGCCAATCTTTCGGGTTACAATCTTGTACCCCAGACCCCATGGATCGGAATCGACGTCCTCCCTGAGTTTCCGCCAGCAGTCATGCTTGCTCGGGTTGATAGCCCGGCGGAGAGTCTTTCTTACAGCCTTATAGGCCTCCGTCTTACGACCTCGGTCTGCGGGATTTCTAGCTCTCATGGCAACTCTTCTGGTTCTTAAACCGGCTCTGCGGAGATCCGAAATCTCGTCTGTCCACCAATAAACGGGTTGCTTGTTGCACCTTATTCTCCTGCGCGGCATGGACTTATCGCAGGCCGAGGTTATTAGTCCCATCACTAACGAAAACCAATGTCCAATGTCTCGGTGCAAGCCCCACCGTGCACCGCAGGATCCCGCGTTGTTGCCCGTAAGATGACATCGGTGAACATTCCCGCGTCCAGCTTCTTAGTATTCCACTGGAGCGGTACTTCTCGAGGTGCAGAGGTTCTTCGCAGGCCGTCCGTTACATCAAACAAGATATACTGATGATCACTGGCAGTGTAATCATCAAGCACCATCCAGTGTGAGATCAGCGGCAAGAGTGACTCAGACGCAAGGTTTATGTCGGGGATCGTGCTTCTTTGCCCAGGGCGCTAGAAAGTAGGCGTATTGCCCTCGTTGATAACAACGAGTCCAGCCCTGGCAGCAAAGTCCAGGATGTACTTCCCCCGGGAATTGGTGATAGACATTCCCCACTCGACAGCCCTTGCGTTGAAGTCCCCGCCAACGATGACATGTCCACTGGTGCCAATCACGCTCTCTTCCAGGCAGTCGATCTTATCGCGGAAGTCCTGGATGGCCTCGTTGGGGGTGAGGTAGCAACTAAAAATTGTAACGTCCCTACACCTTGCCGAGACGAATCCTCGGCCTTGTCCATGGCTCCGCATCAAAACTTCTTGTGGATTCCGCACCCAGAAAGCA from Homalodisca vitripennis isolate AUS2020 unplaced genomic scaffold, UT_GWSS_2.1 ScUCBcl_3971;HRSCAF=9830, whole genome shotgun sequence includes:
- the LOC124372755 gene encoding uncharacterized protein LOC124372755 encodes the protein MVDNKLTWRDQIFRTADKAAKGVQSLSRLMANVGGPRSSRRRLLISAVQSVLLYGAEVWPDALNKEVYRIRLARVQRQAALRVASAYRTVSEPAVLVIAGVIPVKLLAEERKAIYQRKGEIGKERATSKERTRTYRQWQELWDQETRGHCTARLIPMVQLLVKRRH